The genomic DNA CAGGTGGATGATCATGCGGTGTTCGGGGGAGAGGCGCTTCAAGGCCGCTTCCACGTGGGATTCAATTTCCTTCATTCGTGCTTCGTGCGCCGGACGACCGGACTGGGACTCCAGTTCCGCCATGCCGTCCAGGGGCTGACTTTTTCCCCGACCCCGGCGTTTCATATCGCGCAGGTAATTCAGGGTCAGGTTTCGGGCGATGCCGAAGAGCACCGTGGAAAACTTCGCCTGCGGGTGCAATCGGTTCAAGTAGCGGTGCAGCCGCAGAAAGACCTCCTGGGCGACATCCTCCGCGTCCTGCCGGGATCCCGCCATGCGGAAGCAGAAGTGGATAATCGGGGCATGATAGCGGTGCACCAGGAGCGCGAAAGCATCGCTGTCACCTGATTGCGCCCGCGCTACAAGCGCCCAGTCATCCAAATCCCTCATGCGGGGGGAACCTCGTTGTCATAGGCTTCAACCCGAAGGCGGAAAAAAAGTTCCACGTCGTCCACGCCGAGGCGAAACACCTCGCTCAGGCCCGCTTCACCCTGGGGCCGCCGGGGGTGTCCTCCAGGATCCAGCCCTGCGCCGCCAGGGCGTCGCGGATCTCGTCGGAACGGGCGAAATTCTTGTCCCGGCGGGCCTGCTGGCGCTGGCTGACCAGATCCAGGATGTCGGCGGGGATTTCACCCGCGCCCGAACCCGCAAAAAGCCCCGTGACCTCATTGAGCCGGTCCAGCAGGGCCAGGGCGTTTCTTGCGCCCTGCTCCCCCGTGCCGCCTTCGTCGAGTTGTTTGTTGGCGGCGCGAACAAAGTCGAAGACCGCGCCGAGCCCGCCGGAGATGTTGAGGTCGTCGTCCAACGCCTCGATGAACCGGTTTTCGCATTCCTGGCACAGGGCGGTGAGGTCCTCTCCCGGCCCCCGGATCTCCTCGAGGCGCTGGCGGAAGTCCCGGATGCGTTGCAGCGCGTTACCCGCGTCCTCCACCGTCTTGAGAGTGAAGTTGTTGGGCTGGCGGTAGTGAATGGCCAGCAGGGTCCAGCGGATGGCCACCGGGTCGATGCCCTTTTCCAGCAGGTCCCGCAGGGTGTAGAAATTACCCAGAGACTTGGACATCTTCCGACCGTCCACCATCAGGTGGGCGCAATGGAGCCAGTAATTCACGAACCGCGCGCCGGTGGCGCAGCAGGACTGGGCGATTTCGTTTTCGTGGTGGGGGAAAATGTTGTCCACGCCACCGCAATGGATGTCGAAATGGTCGCCGAGAAATTTCATGCTCATGGCGGAGCACTCGATGTGCCAGCCGGGGCGGCCCTTGCCGAGTTCCGTTTCCCAGAATACCTCGCCGTCCTCCGGCACATAGGCCTTCCAGAGCACGAAGTCCCGGGCGTCTTCCGCCTCATACTCGTCGTTGTCCACCCGACCGCTGGCGCCGTCCTGGAGTTGGTCCAGATCCATGTGACTGAGCTTGCCGTAGTCCTTGAAGCTGGACAGGCGGAAATAGATGCTGCCATCGGCCTCGTAGGTGTGGCCCTTCTCACGGAGCTGCTTGATCATCTCCACCATCTCGGGGATGTGATCCGTTGCGGCGGGGTAGGCCTCGGCCGGTTTAATGCCCAGGGTCTTGAGGTCCTCAAAGAAGGCCGCGGCATAGCGTGCCGTGACGGCCTTGAGGGGTTCCCCGGTTTCTCGGCAGGTGCGGATCAGCTTGTCTTCCACGTCCGTGAGATTCATGATATGCCGGACCGCATAGCCTCGAAAGCTGAGGTAGCGGCTGAGCAGATCCTCGAACATGTAGGCCCGCAAGTTGCCGATATGGGCGAAGTTATAGATGGTGGGGCCGCAGGTGTACAGGCCGACCTTTCCCGGAACCAGCGGGGTAAAAGGTTCCTTCGTTCGGGTAAGGGTGTTGTGGAAACACAGGGCCATGGAGCTTCTCCTTGGGGCTTGGGGTAATCGAATCGGCGCGGCCCATAGTTTAGCGCATCAGAGGTGGCGGGATCACGTGGGGGACGGAAATCACGGCGGGAACGCCCATCTCCGAGAGTCGCCACCGTGCTGCAAGCGAAAATGTTCAAGGCGGTGTTGCGTCCGGCGCGCGCTACTCCATCACCTGAACGCCCTTTACGCGGGCAAATACACGGGCGCCCTGCGCCAGGGCAAGGGCCTCGCAGGATCGGGAGGTCACCAGGGCCATCAGCACCGGTCCGTCGGGCCTTCCCGGCGGCGTCATCTCCACCAGGACCTGGCCGGGGCCACGCCCCGAAATCGTCGCGATCTCCGCCTCAAACTGATTGAGTATGCTGCACTCGCGGTCAAAATGCCGCCCGAGAGAAACATCCCGGGCCGCTATCTGGAGGCGGCGCGACTCTCCCGCGCGGGTGTCTCCGGCGGGCAATTGGAACTGGCCGAAGCCGGTTTGGATCGTGCTTAAGTGATAGTGGCTGTCGTGCGCGATGATCGTACCGTCCAGAATCGCCACCGGGTCATCTTCGTGGTCTGGTGATCGGGCGATATGCCGCAGCACGGCGGAGGCGGGCCCCACCGCAACCACGACGCCATCCCGAATCTCCACAATGGCCCGTGACAGCCGCGCCACCTCGCGGAGATTGTGGCTCACATACAGAATGGGCAATCCGGCACTGGACTGCAATCCTTCGATGCAGGGCAGGACTTCCGAGCGGCTTGCCTCGTCGAGGCTGGCCAGGGGCTCGTCCAGGAGCAGCAGGCGGGGATTGGACAGGAGCGCCCGCGCCATGGCCACCCGCTGCCGCTCGCCACCGGAGAGGGTCGCGGTGTCCCGCTCGAGCAGGCCGCCCAGGCCGAGGTGATCCACGGCGCTTTCGAAGGTGATGGTCTGGATTCCCGGGCGCGCGCGCCGGCGCGCATAGTGGAGATTTCCACGCACATTCAGATGGGGAAAGAGGCTCGCTTCCTGGAAAACGTAGCCCGCCCCGCGCCGGTGGGGCGGCAGATCGACCCCGGCATCGGAGTCCAGCCACGTTTCGCCGTTTACACGGATAGTCCCCCGCGCGCGGCGCTCCAGCCCGGCGATCGCGCGCAACACGGTGGTCTTGCCCGCACCGGAGGGGCCGAAGAGGCTGGTAATGGCGCCGTGCGGCGCATCGAAGCGCGCGTTCACGGTGAAGGCCGACAGGGCCACGCGGATATCGATGGAGATCGGGCTCATGGGAAGGGCCGCGCGCGCCGGTTGAGCGCGTAGACCGCGGTCAGCACGGCGAAAGAAAAGACGACAAGCGATGCGGCCATGGCATGGGCGGCGGGGAAGTCCAGGGCTTCCACCCGCTCGAAGACCGCGATGGACACCACCTTTGTCTGGCCCGGGATGCTCCCGCCGATCATGAGCACCACCCCGAATTCCCCCACCGTGTGGGCGAAGCCCAGCACCGCGCCGGTGAGCAGACCGCGCCGTGCGAGCGGCAGCGCCACGGTGAAAAAGCGGTCCAGGGGCGAAGCCCCCAGGGTGGCGGCGACTTCCATGGGGCGTGGTCCCATGGCGGCGAAGGCATTTTGAATGGGCTGGACGACGAAGGGCAGGGAAAAGAGTACGGAGCCGATGACGAGACCGGGAAAGGAAAACACGAGCCGCGCGCCACCGAGGGATTCCCAGAGTCCGCCCACCGGGCCTCTCGGGCCGAGGAGGAGGAGGAGATAGAAGCCGAGGACCGTGGGCGGGAGGACGAGAGGCATGGCGACCAGGCTTTCCACGGCGATGCGCAGGCCGGAGCGCCGTTGTTCCAGCCACCACGCCAGCGGCGTGGCCACGGCCAGCAGTATGACTGTGGTAACCGACGCGAGTTTCAGCGTGACGCCGATGGCCTGCCAGTCCACCAGACTACTCCGCGCCGCCGGGAAGGGTATAGCCCCCGGCGGCGATGATGGCCCGCGCCTCCGGCCCCTTCAGGAAGGTGGCGAAGGCCTCCGCCCCTGGGTTGCCCTCGCCGTTCTTCAGCAGCACGGCATCCTGGCGGATCGGGTCGTGCAAGTCGCCGGGCACCCGCCACATTTGCTCCGCGGGCCGATCCAGCACCTGGGAGAGGGCCACAAGTCCCGCCTCCGCATTGCCCGTCTCGACGAACTGAAAGGTCTGGGTCACATTGTCACCCTGGACGAGTTTTGGTTGGATGCTTTCCCAGAGTCCGAGCTTTTCGAGGGTTTGTCGGGCCGCCAGACCATAGGGGGCGAGCTCCGGTTTACAGATGGCCAGGTGTGGACAGGCGCCCGCCTTCAGAAGCTCCTCTCCATCGCCCTGAGGCACGCCTCCAGGCACATAGAGCGCGAGTGCGCCCAGCGCATAGGTGAAGGGTTCGCCCGAGACCAGTCCCTCCTTCTCCAGGCGCTCCGGACGCTCAGAATCCGCCGAAAGAAAGACCTGGAAGGGTGCGCCATTTGCGATTTGGCTGTAGAGCGCGCCCGAAGCGCCAAAACTGGATTCCAGAGCGATACCGGTCTGTTCGGTAAACGTGGAGGCCAGCTTTTCTTGCGTGGCGGTGAAATTGGCCGCCACGGCGACACGGACAGGTTCGGAGGATTGCCGGGCGCCCCCGCATCCGGCCAGGAGGAGGCCAACAGCCGCCAGGACGGGAAGCGCCGGTGTCGCGCGTAGAACTGAGTCGAGACAATTGAACATTCAGGATGGGTCCCGGACTGCTTGTTGATCGGCCCTGCGAATACTTGGGATTAGTTCTTGAACAGGAAAACCGCACACGACGAATCTTCCAGACGTTACCATACAGGTAATCAGAGCCAATTCCAACCCGGTCATACCGCCATCGCACCTGTGGGACCGCGATACGGCGCGGGAATCGACGGAAGCAGGGCTTCTGAAGCCCGTCGTTCGTTGGCGCCCTATTGTTCGCCCGGGTGAATTCTTCGGCTGGCTCCCGTCGGCCCGGGCCGACTTCTCCCGCCTATCCGGCCACCTCGAAGAGGGCTTCGAGGGTATCGCTCAAGTCCACGCGGAGGGTTGCCAGTTTGATATCCGAGAGGCCCAGGGCCACGGAGGAGGGGTTGGACGCGAGGAAGGCCTCCGTCTTTCCCTGCCCCATCCCATAACCTTCGACTTTGGCCAGGGTGTTGGCGAGGGCCGTAATATGGATGGCCTGCATCCAGTCTTTGACGGGGCAGATGGCGGGGTTGTGGTGGAAGTACACGGCGGCGCGAAAGGATGGGGGGAGGTTCCAGGCCTGGCAGATGATAAGCCCGAGCAGGGGGTGGAGGTTTTCGAGTACTTCGTTCAGGAGCTGGGGGTTGCTCTGAAGGGCGCGCACGACGCCGGAGCGCGGGGTGGCGACCAGTTCCAGCAGCATGACCTTGCCCACGTCGTGGATCAGCCCGGCAAGGAAGATGGATTCCAGGTTGGGCACCATGGTGAGGCGCGCGATTTCATTCGCGCAATGGGCCGTGGCCGCGGAGTGGCGCCAGAGCCGTTCCATACTTTTCTTGAGCAGGGTGTTTCCGGTGATAAACAAATTGCGGTTGGCCACCAGTTGAACCGTGTTGGCGATTGTGCGCATGCCCAGGCGGGAGCAGGCGGCGTTGATATCGCGAATTTCGTGGAGGCCGCCGAAGGCCGGGCTATTGGCCTGCTTCATAATGGCCAGGGCCAGGACGGGGTCCTCGCGGATGATCGCGGCGAGCTGGGAAATGTTGAACTCGGGATCCTTCAAGAGGCCGAGGATTCGCTGGGAAATCTCCGGGAGGACGGGCAAGTCATCGAGCCCGGCGATGGATTGGGCAAGCAGCTCGGCGCCGATGGAGCCGGCGGGTGCGATGCGACGGATGTCCGGGGCGTCGGGCAGAGGTTGGGCGAGTACGGACGCGCCGCGCCACTCCACCAGGAGAGGGTTGAAACAATGGTTGCAGACGCCGAGGCTGGCCGCGCCCCCCGCGGCGGCCTCCTCAGCGAGCGGGGTCTGACATATCGGACACGGATTCATTAACTTCTCCCTGTTGGGCTCGGTGCCGACACGGGGCTACTCCGACAGCGAAAGAATCTGCCGCAGGGGGCGGACGCTGAAGGTGCGCGGGGTGTGCCGGAGTACTTCATCAAAGGTGGTGTAGCCGCGGACGACCTTGGCGCACGCGTCTTCGCGCATGCTTATGAGGCCGGTCGTTTCCACGCTCAACTCACGGATCGTGTGGGCGGGCTTCTTGGCCAGGATGGCTTCCTTGACGGGATCGTTCAGGACCAGGAGTTCGTAGGCGCCGATGCGGCCCCGGTAGCCCGTATAGGCGCAGTGGTTGCAGCCCCGTCCGCGCTTGTATTCGTACTGGCGGAGCTCGTCCAGGCCCAGGCCGACGGATTGGGCTTCTTTGGCGGCGGGCACGTAGGGCGCCTTGCATTCTTCGCAGATCCGGCGCAGCAGGCGCTGGGCCACGACGGACACGACGGTGGACGAAATGAGGAAGGTCTCGATGTCCATGTCGATCAGGCGGAGGAGGCCGCCGATGGTGTCTTCGGTGTGGAAGGTCGAATACACCTTGTGGCCAGTCAGGGCGGCCTGGATGGCAACCTCGGCCGATTCCTTGTCCCGGATCTCGCCCATCACAATGATGTCGGGGTCCTGCCGCACAATTTCGCGCAGGGTCGAAGCGAACGAGCGCCCCATCTTATCGCTGATGCTGCACTGGATGATCCCTTCGATCGTGAACTCGACCGGATCCTCCGCGGTGATGATCTTGGTGCTGATGTTGTTGCAATAGGCGATGCTGCTGTAGAGGGTCGTGGTCTTGCCGGAGCCTGTCGGGCCGGTATAGAGCACCACGCCGGTGGGGGAGTGGAGCACATCTTCCCGGTAGCGGGCGAGCATATTGGGGGCCATGCCGAGCTGGTCCAGGGTGACGAGGGCCATTTCGCGATTGAGAATGCGCATCACCGCGGATTCACCGAAGACGGTGACATAGAGGGAGAGGCGCAGGTCCACCTCGCGGCCCTTGAACTCGTATTGGAAACGACCGCCCTGGTGGCGGTGGTGTTCGGCTATGTTCAGTTCGGACAGGATCTTCAGGCGCGAAATCAGCTTGATTAGCAGTTCCTTGGGCAGATCGGTCTTGTAGACCAGGACTCCGTCGATGCGATAGCGAATACGTACGAGGGACTCCATGGGCTCGATGTGGATGTCGCTCGCACCTTCCTCGATGGCTTCATTAATGAGATGCTCCAGAATCGGGACGATGGTGTCTTCCTGATTGCGGCCCGCCGTTTGACCGGCGTGTTCACCCCGCGTCCGGAGGTTCTGGATGTCGTGGATGCACTGGCGGATGGCTTCCCGGGGTCCGAGGGCAAACTTGACGTCCTTCCGGTAGAGTTCCTGGATTGCCTGTCTCGTCTCGGTATTGCCCAGATCCGACACGATCACGGTGACAATCCCGTCCTCTCCCCGGATAAAGGGGATGAACTGGCTCTTGAGGAGGAATTCCGGGGATATGCCGCGGAGCAGATCGGGCTCGATCATGTTGAAGTTGGGATCGATATAAGGCACATTGGACTGGTGGGCGATATTTCTCAGCAGGGTGCGCTCGTTAATGGCGCCCAGGCTGATCAAGGCTTCGCCGAGACGGACGCCCTGCTCCTTCTGCGTCTGGAGGGCCATCGTCAGCGTGTCGGCCGTGATGAGGCCCTGTTCCACGAGGAGATCGCCAAGGCGCAGGTGGGAACCCTGTTGTGCGATGGCGTCATTAAGCGACTGGCGCGTGCCGTAGCCGAGTTCGACCAGCACTTCGACCAGTTGCTTCGGGTCTTCCAGCAGGGACTGCACCCGAAGGGCGCGCGTCAATTGCTCGGGGGTGATAGCCCCGGCGTTGACCAGAGCGTCGCCTATTGCGGAGTGGAGTGCTTTCTCGGCACGGGGGGATGTCATGGGCGCCTCGCTCTCTAAAGGACACACGCTCGCGTAACCTCGCCTGAAGGGCACGCGACAACCGTCGTGGTGCGACCCTTACGAAAACAGTGCTTCCACGAACTGGTCGGCATCAAATACTTCCAGATCTTCGACACCCTCGCCAATACCGATCATTTTGATGGGAATGCCCAGTTCCCGTTGGATGGCCACCGCCATGCCGCCTTTGGCGGTGCCGTCTAGTTTCGTCAGTATTATACCAGTAACGGTCAGTGCCTGGGTAAACTGCCGGGCCTGTTCCAGGCCATTCTGGCCCGTGGTGGCGTCCAGCACCAGGAGTACTTCATGGGGGGCGTCGGGGATGCGCTTCCGCACCACCCGCTGGATTTTTCTCAGTTCCTCCATCAGGTTCACTTTGTTGTGGAGGCGGCCGGCCGTGTCGATGAGGAGGTTGTCCACCGACCGGGCCACGGCGGCATCGGTCGCGTCGAATGCGACGGAGGCGGGATCGGCGCCCTCGGCGTGGCGAATCAAGGAGGCGCCCGTCCGCTCACTCCAGATGGCGAGCTGCTCGCTTGCGGCGGCCCGGAAGGTATCGGCGGCGCCCAGCATCACGTTTTTTCCGCCGCCGCGGAGTTTGGCGGCGAGTTTGCCGGCCGTGGTCGTCTTGCCCGATCCGTTGACGCCCGCGACGAGGGTAACGTGGGGCCCGGAGGGGTGGTCCCAATTGATGGCGTGGTTGCCTTCGGAAAGGAGGGCCTTGAGTTCGGATTTCAGCAGGGCAATGAGGGCCTCGGACTCCTGGATCCCCTGTGCCCGAACGGCCTGACGCATGTCGGCGATGATCTTCAGGGTCGAATCCACGCCGACATCCGCTCCAATGAGGATTTCTTCGAGCTGGTCGAAGACCTCGTCATCGATGAGGGGGCGTCCGAGCACCCGTTTCACATTGCCCACGAGGTTGGTGCGGGTCTTTTCCAGCTTCTCGCGAAGCCGGTTCATAAAACCTGAAGATGTCATTTCTGCGGGGTACTCCAATGAGCCGGCGGGCTCAGGCAAAGGTGGTCGGGCCTTGGGGCGATGCTCCCGCTCCGGGCCGGCAACACCCCGGGCCGCTGCGCCGAAGGGCCCTTATACCGGGGAGAAGTCTGGCCGCTCACTGGTCCGGAAGGCGGAAGGCCATGAAGCTGGAACGTTCCTGTCCATCGTCGCCCATGCATTCCACGGCCCCATTTTCCTGTGGGATGGCCACGCCGGAAATTGGCGTGACGTTGCCGCGGTAATCGATGCCCGAAAAGTCGGGTAGCGCTATATAGTTGTTTGCTTCGAGCCTGGCGACACCCCGAACTTCGCGGTCATTTTCGAGCCGGGCGGCAAAATAGGCGTCCTGCCCCTCGATTCGAAAACTCGCGGTTCCGAGAAAGGTTTCTCCGTTGAACAGGGCGTAGATGCCTTCGAGCGTGTCGGCGGGGGCGAAATTCTCCACCGCGGCTTTGGCGGCTTCGGGCGTCAGCCCGACCGCGTCAATTTCTTCAAACATGGGCCGGAAGTAGGCGTCGTATTGGCCCGTCCACAAGAGATCGGTCGACGGCGCTTCTTCTTCGATGAGCCAGTCCACGATCATTTCCTGGTTCATGAGCGTGGAGGCGATGAGCGCCAGCGCGAGAACGAAAAAAACACCGGAAAGCCAGGCGCGTCGACGCTGGCCCGTATGTTCGAGATCCATGGCCTGATCGGCCTGCATGCGGCGATTGCGCTGGTCTCGAAGGTTGTTCCCACAGACCTTGCAAAGGAGGGTACCCTCCGCATTTACGGTGTTGCACTGGGCGCATACGGCATCCGCATCCAGCTTTTCGACCGGAAATGCTCCGCCAAGATTCACATTATTCATGAGTTCACTTTACTCCAGAGGACCCCTCTATAATGCCTTGTCCGCCGGTGTCCCGTCAACAACTTTGCATGTTTTGACGGGTTTCGCACTTGTTTCGCCGGGATTTGCACGACTTTTGGCGGCTTTGGGGTTCCCAGAGTGCGCGTGCGCCTCCTGGCGGGTGTTGGGGGACAAAAAAATGAGACGCGCCCAATGGGGGCGCGTCCCGAGGGGGGGAGGGCTTATGGCGGGATCAGGAAGCGGACTTCGCGGCGGCGATGGCGGCTTCGTAATTCGGGTGATCCGTCATTTCGGGCACGTATTCAACATGTACGAGCTTGCCCGCGCCGTCCACGACGAAGATGGCGCGCGTGTCCAGGCGCAGTTCCTTGATGTGCACGCCATAGGCGTTGGCGAAATTCATGTCGAAGTGGTCGGAAAGGGTCTTCACGTTGGAAATGCCCGCCGCGCCGCACCAGCGGCCCTGGGCGAAGGGCAGGTCCGCGCTTACGGTAAGCACCACCACGTGGTCGCCGAGTCCGGTGGCCTCTTCATTAAAACGGCGGGTCTGCTGGTCGCAGACGCCGGTGTCCAGCGATGGCACGACGCTGATCAGGCGGACTTTGCCCGCGCTGTCGGCCAGGGTGACGGGGGAAAGGTCGTTGGCCAGCAGCCGGAATTCCGGGGCGGCGTCGCCCACGGAAAGTTTGTTGCCCAGTAACGTCAGGGGGCCACCCTTGAACGTCAGTTCGCCAGTGCGTTCACTCATGTTTCGTTCTCCTGCTTGGTTGGGGTTGGGCGATTACTATAACCTCGCAAGGCCGGGCGTGGCAAGATTGGAATGGAGGTGAAGGGGGCGGGATTGTGGAAGCCGCGCGGTCAAGGTCGAAGGCTTCCCGCGCGCATCAGGTGTCGCTGACCTGGAATTGATCGCCCCCGGCGCTCTTGGCGCGGTAGAGGGCGGTATCGGCAAGGTGTATCAGCGCTTCCGGGGTGTGGCAGGTGGGCATGCCGGTGGTGGCGATGCCGCAACTGATGGTGGCGTGGCTGCCATTGCGGTTTCGCCGATGGGGGATCCTGATTGCGCTGAGTCCGTCGATGACCACGTTGGCGACATGTCGCGCCCCGTCGAGGTTGGTATTGGGCAGCAGGATAGCGAATTCCTCGCCGCCGAAGCGGGCCGCGAAATCCGTGGGCCGGGCGGCGGCGGCTTTCAGGAGGCGTGCGGTTTGCTTCAGGCACTCGTCTCCCGCGAGGTGGCCGTACTCGTCATTGAATCCCTTGAATTGATCGAGGTCAAAGAGGAGGAGAGAGAGGGGTTCTTCATGGCGCACGGCGCGGCTCCATTCCCTGGCCATGGCTTCATCGAAGGCGCGCCGGTTGGCGATGCCGGTGAGCCCGTCGGCCTGGGAAAGCTGGAGCAGCTTTTCCTGCATTTGTTTGTGGGCGGTCACGTCCTGGATGGCCATCTGGATGCCGACTTCGTCGTCGTAGAGGATGCATCCGATGTGCAGCTCCACGTGGCGCACGGCCGGATCGCCGGCGGAGAGGAGCTTGCATTCCAGGGGTTCGCTGCGTCCTCCGCAACGGGCGATGTGTTCCAGACGATCGCGGACCATGGCCCGATCGGAGTCGCACACGAATTCGTGGAAGGGTCGGCCGCACATTTCCGTGTCGCTGGTGAAACCGAGGATCTGGGTGGCGGAGGCGTTATAGTAGACCATGGCGCCGCCGACCTGGACGACGATCGGCTGGGGCGAGAGGCTGATCAGGGAACGATAGCGGATCTCGCTTTCCATCCGTGCTTCGTCAAGGGACCTGAGCTCTTGAATGAGCTTCTCCAGGTCTTTGTTCTTCTGCTCGACTTCGGCGAATTGCCTGCGGATCTGCTTTTCTTTTTCCTGGAGCGCGCAGAAGATCTGTACCTTGCGGCGGACGACGGCGGCGACAACGGGTTTGACGAGATAGTCGACGCCACCCGCTTCATAGCCGTCGAGCACATTCGCTTCATCGGCCTTGTTGGAGGTGACGAAGATGATGGGCATGTTGCAGATACGGGGGTCCTTCTGGATTTGGCGGGCCACATCGTAGCCGTCCATCGATGGCATCTGCACATCCATCAAAACGCAGGAAACGTCCCGGTTGCGGACAACTTCGAGCGCCTCCTGACCGGAGTGGGCGGATACGAGGTCGTAGCCTTCTTTCGAAAGCATTTTCTCCAGGATTCTGACGTTGGACGGTGCATCGTCCACCAGGAGAATCGTGTGGTTCATGGAGCTTCAGTCTCCCTACCGCCCAGTAAAAGGTACTAACTACGTCATCCCCCGTTACTATAGCATAATCTTCCAGTATTCATAGTTCCTTTTGAGTCGCGATCGGTTCCCGGAGCCTCAGTAGGCCAGCATGTTGGCAAAGCAGCGGAGCGCGCCGGGGTGCAACTCGCGCAACTGCCGATACCAGGCCAGAGCGGTGTAGACGTAGTGGCCCTCTCCGTAGGGCGCCACCAGGAGGGCGCCCGGGGGTATTTCTTCGCCGGGGTCGGCCATCGCCAGGAGCGGGGAGAAGTCCTCGCTCCAGGTGTCGGGGAAGTAGAGGCCCCGTTCCTGGATCCAACCGTCCCAGTCTGCGGGCTGGATGGCGTTTGGCGTGTTGAACAGGGGATGATCGGGGACCAGCAGCGTGACCGGGGCGTCTTCCCGCGTAACGCGATTGCTCGACAGGGTCAGCGCGTAGGGCGCGAAGTCGGGACTCCAGTCGAAGGTTTTCTGGTACATGACGATCAGGGTGCCGCCCCGCTGGACGAAGTCGAGCAACGCCGCGTTGTTGGCGGCGAGATCGGGGCGATACTGGTAGGCCCGAATATCGACGATGATGGTGTCGAAGGTGTCCAGATAGTCGGGTCGGTAGTCGTTGGCGCCGATGAGGGCGAAAGACGCTCCCATCCGCAGGAGGGTATTGGAGAAGGTGTTGTCGTAGCCCTGGATCAGGCCGGT from Candidatus Hydrogenedentota bacterium includes the following:
- a CDS encoding sigma-70 family RNA polymerase sigma factor, producing the protein MRDLDDWALVARAQSGDSDAFALLVHRYHAPIIHFCFRMAGSRQDAEDVAQEVFLRLHRYLNRLHPQAKFSTVLFGIARNLTLNYLRDMKRRGRGKSQPLDGMAELESQSGRPAHEARMKEIESHVEAALKRLSPEHRMIIHLREVEGMDYDGIAEVLRCRKGTVKSRLARAREQLRIVLIEQGGELL
- a CDS encoding cysteine--tRNA ligase, which produces MALCFHNTLTRTKEPFTPLVPGKVGLYTCGPTIYNFAHIGNLRAYMFEDLLSRYLSFRGYAVRHIMNLTDVEDKLIRTCRETGEPLKAVTARYAAAFFEDLKTLGIKPAEAYPAATDHIPEMVEMIKQLREKGHTYEADGSIYFRLSSFKDYGKLSHMDLDQLQDGASGRVDNDEYEAEDARDFVLWKAYVPEDGEVFWETELGKGRPGWHIECSAMSMKFLGDHFDIHCGGVDNIFPHHENEIAQSCCATGARFVNYWLHCAHLMVDGRKMSKSLGNFYTLRDLLEKGIDPVAIRWTLLAIHYRQPNNFTLKTVEDAGNALQRIRDFRQRLEEIRGPGEDLTALCQECENRFIEALDDDLNISGGLGAVFDFVRAANKQLDEGGTGEQGARNALALLDRLNEVTGLFAGSGAGEIPADILDLVSQRQQARRDKNFARSDEIRDALAAQGWILEDTPGGPRVKRA
- the modC gene encoding molybdenum ABC transporter ATP-binding protein yields the protein MSPISIDIRVALSAFTVNARFDAPHGAITSLFGPSGAGKTTVLRAIAGLERRARGTIRVNGETWLDSDAGVDLPPHRRGAGYVFQEASLFPHLNVRGNLHYARRRARPGIQTITFESAVDHLGLGGLLERDTATLSGGERQRVAMARALLSNPRLLLLDEPLASLDEASRSEVLPCIEGLQSSAGLPILYVSHNLREVARLSRAIVEIRDGVVVAVGPASAVLRHIARSPDHEDDPVAILDGTIIAHDSHYHLSTIQTGFGQFQLPAGDTRAGESRRLQIAARDVSLGRHFDRECSILNQFEAEIATISGRGPGQVLVEMTPPGRPDGPVLMALVTSRSCEALALAQGARVFARVKGVQVME
- the modB gene encoding molybdate ABC transporter permease subunit; this translates as MDWQAIGVTLKLASVTTVILLAVATPLAWWLEQRRSGLRIAVESLVAMPLVLPPTVLGFYLLLLLGPRGPVGGLWESLGGARLVFSFPGLVIGSVLFSLPFVVQPIQNAFAAMGPRPMEVAATLGASPLDRFFTVALPLARRGLLTGAVLGFAHTVGEFGVVLMIGGSIPGQTKVVSIAVFERVEALDFPAAHAMAASLVVFSFAVLTAVYALNRRARPFP
- the modA gene encoding molybdate ABC transporter substrate-binding protein, whose product is MFNCLDSVLRATPALPVLAAVGLLLAGCGGARQSSEPVRVAVAANFTATQEKLASTFTEQTGIALESSFGASGALYSQIANGAPFQVFLSADSERPERLEKEGLVSGEPFTYALGALALYVPGGVPQGDGEELLKAGACPHLAICKPELAPYGLAARQTLEKLGLWESIQPKLVQGDNVTQTFQFVETGNAEAGLVALSQVLDRPAEQMWRVPGDLHDPIRQDAVLLKNGEGNPGAEAFATFLKGPEARAIIAAGGYTLPGGAE
- a CDS encoding HDOD domain-containing protein, whose product is MNPCPICQTPLAEEAAAGGAASLGVCNHCFNPLLVEWRGASVLAQPLPDAPDIRRIAPAGSIGAELLAQSIAGLDDLPVLPEISQRILGLLKDPEFNISQLAAIIREDPVLALAIMKQANSPAFGGLHEIRDINAACSRLGMRTIANTVQLVANRNLFITGNTLLKKSMERLWRHSAATAHCANEIARLTMVPNLESIFLAGLIHDVGKVMLLELVATPRSGVVRALQSNPQLLNEVLENLHPLLGLIICQAWNLPPSFRAAVYFHHNPAICPVKDWMQAIHITALANTLAKVEGYGMGQGKTEAFLASNPSSVALGLSDIKLATLRVDLSDTLEALFEVAG
- the tadA gene encoding Flp pilus assembly complex ATPase component TadA, with the protein product MTSPRAEKALHSAIGDALVNAGAITPEQLTRALRVQSLLEDPKQLVEVLVELGYGTRQSLNDAIAQQGSHLRLGDLLVEQGLITADTLTMALQTQKEQGVRLGEALISLGAINERTLLRNIAHQSNVPYIDPNFNMIEPDLLRGISPEFLLKSQFIPFIRGEDGIVTVIVSDLGNTETRQAIQELYRKDVKFALGPREAIRQCIHDIQNLRTRGEHAGQTAGRNQEDTIVPILEHLINEAIEEGASDIHIEPMESLVRIRYRIDGVLVYKTDLPKELLIKLISRLKILSELNIAEHHRHQGGRFQYEFKGREVDLRLSLYVTVFGESAVMRILNREMALVTLDQLGMAPNMLARYREDVLHSPTGVVLYTGPTGSGKTTTLYSSIAYCNNISTKIITAEDPVEFTIEGIIQCSISDKMGRSFASTLREIVRQDPDIIVMGEIRDKESAEVAIQAALTGHKVYSTFHTEDTIGGLLRLIDMDIETFLISSTVVSVVAQRLLRRICEECKAPYVPAAKEAQSVGLGLDELRQYEYKRGRGCNHCAYTGYRGRIGAYELLVLNDPVKEAILAKKPAHTIRELSVETTGLISMREDACAKVVRGYTTFDEVLRHTPRTFSVRPLRQILSLSE
- the ftsY gene encoding signal recognition particle-docking protein FtsY, coding for MTSSGFMNRLREKLEKTRTNLVGNVKRVLGRPLIDDEVFDQLEEILIGADVGVDSTLKIIADMRQAVRAQGIQESEALIALLKSELKALLSEGNHAINWDHPSGPHVTLVAGVNGSGKTTTAGKLAAKLRGGGKNVMLGAADTFRAAASEQLAIWSERTGASLIRHAEGADPASVAFDATDAAVARSVDNLLIDTAGRLHNKVNLMEELRKIQRVVRKRIPDAPHEVLLVLDATTGQNGLEQARQFTQALTVTGIILTKLDGTAKGGMAVAIQRELGIPIKMIGIGEGVEDLEVFDADQFVEALFS